One stretch of Schlesneria sp. DSM 10557 DNA includes these proteins:
- a CDS encoding GNAT family N-acetyltransferase translates to MKPTTYQCELYESIDDVDQEEWREICRQTNNISLDPRFLKAVEISFAAESKIWYAIFRDENGRAVAATCFSRFMVDGSMMAPSTIQNLASRVRRVWSGFMRLPILLCGLPISMCDHQLAIAENVDDEALLTALDATAIKIARKARCRLISFKEFPPALAKRMDRLSQFGFLKARSVYAYHLEGEYGSFDNYLASRNSSTRQNIKRSFRRFDEAGLTCEQVLGRDGIEHLITPEVYELYVRVLERADVKFERIPLSFFHELARQMPDDSHYTIIRKGEKIVGFGCAVAGMGQHSLIVMGLDDASNRDTDLYFNIVYRGIQDALVPGVRVIHIGAAADEFKQRIGCQGEWLSIYVKTANSLGNLFMQQIFKLCLDTQDAYNAPAPSSPPKPTPKPVKTAADTNRQKLELESLTIGK, encoded by the coding sequence ATGAAGCCGACGACATACCAGTGTGAACTCTACGAATCGATCGATGACGTTGATCAAGAGGAATGGCGGGAAATTTGCCGCCAGACCAACAATATCTCACTCGATCCCCGGTTCCTTAAAGCGGTAGAGATCTCTTTCGCGGCCGAGTCGAAAATCTGGTACGCCATTTTCAGGGATGAGAATGGACGTGCCGTCGCTGCCACCTGTTTCTCTCGATTCATGGTCGATGGATCAATGATGGCCCCATCTACCATCCAGAATCTGGCTTCGCGGGTCAGACGGGTCTGGTCGGGGTTCATGAGACTCCCAATCCTGCTGTGCGGTCTGCCAATCAGCATGTGCGATCATCAATTGGCGATTGCCGAAAATGTCGACGACGAGGCGCTGCTCACCGCGCTCGATGCAACGGCAATCAAAATTGCCAGAAAAGCACGTTGCCGACTCATCTCGTTCAAAGAGTTCCCTCCCGCTCTCGCGAAGCGGATGGATCGGCTTTCGCAATTTGGCTTTCTCAAGGCCCGAAGTGTCTATGCGTATCACCTCGAGGGCGAGTACGGGTCCTTCGACAATTACCTAGCCAGCCGGAACAGTTCCACGCGGCAGAATATCAAACGCAGCTTCCGCCGTTTCGACGAAGCGGGTCTGACGTGCGAACAGGTCCTGGGACGCGACGGCATTGAGCACCTCATCACTCCCGAGGTCTATGAACTGTATGTGAGAGTCCTGGAACGAGCTGACGTCAAGTTCGAACGAATCCCCCTATCGTTCTTTCATGAACTCGCACGGCAGATGCCCGATGACTCCCATTACACGATCATTCGCAAAGGTGAAAAAATCGTCGGTTTCGGCTGCGCCGTGGCGGGAATGGGTCAGCACTCGCTGATCGTTATGGGACTGGACGACGCTTCAAATCGTGATACCGACCTGTATTTCAACATCGTCTATCGAGGAATCCAGGACGCGCTCGTACCGGGCGTTCGTGTCATCCACATCGGAGCGGCCGCGGACGAATTCAAACAACGAATCGGTTGCCAGGGAGAATGGCTCTCCATTTACGTGAAAACGGCCAATTCCCTGGGCAATCTGTTCATGCAGCAGATTTTCAAGCTCTGTCTCGATACGCAGGACGCATATAACGCCCCGGCTCCATCATCTCCCCCAAAACCGACCCCCAAACCAGTAAAGACCGCAGCCGACACGAATCGACAAAAGCTGGAACTGGAGTCGCTAACAATCGGGAAGTGA
- a CDS encoding bifunctional lysylphosphatidylglycerol flippase/synthetase MprF yields MAEMLTLEPVLPLVKMSVGPETLVAASPLMQFVYEHGHQPDSYLATAPGRETFWSSNRDGVVSYKRYGRNVLISGGLIAAPEDRPKLLREFLEFTNSRHWRASFFCIPEEDLPVFRAQGYIANKIGEDAVINLRTVTFAGKSFEWVRRQTNYCIRHGVTVEEIRPQELSQHAWTEILGELDEVCRDTMKMKPQVSELTFFDGSLGAHKLGFRRLFVARTEQADGSRIEGYVVCNPMNGGESWSTEIYRHRADCVRGTVPYLFHQIALRMQTEGVQELNLCIALARNCEDPIPGDKPFLRNSLTYFRNHFSVLFDLDGIDHFKSRFRPNYSNSYVCTAPGISPANIFATIRACGLLRISPLKTMNLIWKRLWKKRTHASAAE; encoded by the coding sequence ATGGCTGAAATGCTCACGCTCGAGCCCGTTCTTCCGTTAGTCAAAATGTCGGTGGGACCGGAGACGCTTGTCGCCGCCTCTCCCTTGATGCAGTTCGTTTACGAACATGGACATCAGCCGGATTCCTATCTGGCGACAGCTCCGGGACGGGAAACGTTTTGGTCAAGCAACCGAGACGGAGTCGTCTCTTACAAACGCTATGGTCGAAACGTCCTGATTAGCGGCGGGTTGATCGCTGCTCCGGAAGATCGCCCAAAGCTGCTGCGGGAATTTCTCGAATTCACAAATTCCCGCCACTGGCGCGCCAGCTTCTTCTGCATCCCCGAAGAAGATTTACCTGTCTTCCGTGCTCAGGGATACATCGCCAATAAGATTGGCGAAGATGCCGTAATCAACCTCCGAACGGTCACCTTTGCCGGCAAGAGTTTTGAATGGGTCCGTCGGCAAACGAATTACTGCATCCGACACGGCGTCACGGTCGAAGAAATTCGGCCCCAAGAATTGTCTCAGCATGCCTGGACCGAGATCCTGGGGGAACTGGACGAGGTGTGCCGGGACACAATGAAAATGAAGCCCCAGGTCAGTGAGCTGACTTTCTTCGACGGCTCCCTCGGCGCCCACAAGCTCGGATTCCGGCGACTTTTCGTCGCCCGGACGGAACAGGCCGACGGCAGTCGAATCGAAGGGTACGTGGTCTGCAACCCGATGAACGGAGGTGAATCCTGGTCCACCGAAATTTATCGTCACCGCGCCGATTGTGTTCGAGGCACTGTCCCCTACCTGTTCCACCAGATTGCACTGCGGATGCAGACTGAAGGAGTCCAGGAACTCAACCTGTGCATTGCTCTGGCGAGAAACTGTGAGGATCCGATTCCTGGTGACAAGCCGTTCCTACGGAACAGCCTGACCTACTTCCGGAATCACTTCTCTGTCTTGTTTGACCTGGACGGTATCGACCACTTCAAGAGCCGCTTCCGTCCAAACTACTCTAACAGCTATGTTTGCACCGCACCCGGAATCTCTCCCGCAAATATATTCGCGACAATTCGGGCCTGTGGGCTGTTGCGAATCAGTCCCTTGAAAACGATGAACTTGATCTGGAAGCGATTGTGGAAAAAGCGAACTCATGCGAGCGCCGCTGAGTAG
- the dinB gene encoding DNA polymerase IV codes for MILHIDMDAFYASVEERDNPSLVGKPVIVGGSVEGRGVVAAANYVVREFGVHSAMSAARAQRLCPHAIVIKPRIEYYAEVSRQIREIFEQFTPLVEPLSLDEAFLDVTGSEDLFGSAAEIGRKIKYRIWSELKLTASVGVANSKFVAKIASALKKPDGFVVVDADAVQAFLDPLPVGRLWGVGRVTGQVFDRLAIRTIGQLRQMPLNRLKELFGTAGEHYWQLAQGIDGRKVVPDREAKSISNETTFAEDISDPAILRAWFVDLVEQVARRMRRHDLKGRSVEIKVRFPDFQTVTRSLTLAEPTNITRELLEAGLELLFNRLPQRQQPIRLLGFGVSRFDGSEKSQQLLFDQPDRQRQQQLDRIADQIAEKFGKSAIHRGTRLDKSRD; via the coding sequence ATGATCCTGCATATCGATATGGATGCCTTTTATGCCTCCGTCGAAGAACGGGACAATCCGTCCCTAGTCGGTAAGCCGGTCATCGTGGGCGGATCCGTGGAAGGGCGGGGAGTGGTCGCGGCCGCCAACTACGTGGTCCGCGAGTTTGGTGTCCACAGCGCGATGTCCGCGGCCCGGGCGCAGCGCCTGTGTCCACATGCCATCGTGATTAAGCCACGTATCGAATACTACGCGGAAGTCTCTCGTCAGATTCGCGAGATCTTCGAGCAGTTCACGCCGCTGGTTGAGCCCCTGTCGCTCGACGAGGCTTTTCTCGACGTCACGGGAAGTGAAGACTTGTTTGGATCCGCAGCAGAGATCGGCCGTAAAATCAAATATCGGATCTGGAGCGAACTGAAGTTGACGGCGTCGGTGGGGGTCGCCAATTCCAAATTTGTTGCCAAGATTGCCAGTGCACTCAAGAAGCCGGACGGCTTCGTCGTGGTTGACGCAGATGCGGTGCAGGCCTTTCTCGACCCACTGCCGGTAGGACGGTTGTGGGGAGTAGGAAGGGTGACGGGGCAGGTCTTTGACCGGCTGGCGATTCGTACGATTGGCCAGTTGAGACAGATGCCCCTGAATCGGCTGAAGGAACTTTTCGGGACGGCAGGGGAGCATTACTGGCAGCTCGCGCAGGGAATCGACGGCCGCAAAGTTGTTCCAGATCGGGAAGCAAAGTCAATTTCCAACGAGACGACATTTGCGGAAGACATTTCTGATCCGGCAATTCTCAGGGCCTGGTTCGTTGACCTTGTCGAACAAGTGGCCCGTCGAATGCGACGTCACGATCTCAAAGGACGCAGTGTCGAAATTAAAGTCCGATTTCCCGATTTCCAGACGGTAACGCGATCTTTAACCCTCGCAGAACCGACGAACATCACCCGGGAATTACTGGAAGCAGGGCTGGAACTTCTCTTCAATCGCCTGCCTCAACGGCAGCAGCCGATCCGATTGCTGGGGTTCGGTGTCAGCCGGTTTGACGGTTCGGAAAAATCTCAGCAGTTGCTTTTTGATCAGCCCGATCGCCAGCGTCAGCAGCAGCTGGATCGCATTGCCGACCAGATTGCTGAGAAGTTCGGCAAGTCAGCCATTCATCGCGGGACTCGGCTCGACAAGTCCAGAGATTAG
- a CDS encoding M81 family metallopeptidase: MPRIVIAECKQEVSTFNPTSSCFEDFRIVRGEQLLSHHRKVREEVGGALSVFDADSSVKLAPTFGASANTSGGVLTAESFKRLCDDFAKCLQQAKDSGPVDAAYFSLHGAMQAASEDDPEGALLEIARGILGESIPFVVSLDLHGVLTDKMLRLSDAVVAFHTYPHVDFFETGVRAARLLMKILAEGARPVTARVKIPVLARGDEMITETGLIRECIQVAKEIESTKGGLGASVMWGNPFTDVPELRSNCIVVMDGDEEGAKQKATDIARIFWKHHEKMQVPLTSLSDSIRIAGEIPEGTVILMDAADATSSGASGDSNAIIREVVKQCYRGRVLAPIVDPAAVQQAFKAGVGATIQTKVGGAVDSARFQPLEIVARVRLLSDGKFFSESFGWPWDSGDTAVLEADNLTLVVGTRPVSLFDRSYFYANGQDPRRFNLVVVKSPHCEHHMFADWCAKLINVDAPGSTSANVKSLGHKKCSHPMFPLDVVREFEPVADVFRRS, encoded by the coding sequence ATGCCTCGAATCGTGATTGCCGAATGCAAACAGGAAGTTTCCACCTTCAATCCCACCAGCAGTTGTTTCGAAGATTTCCGCATCGTGCGGGGAGAGCAGCTGCTGTCACATCATCGTAAAGTTCGCGAGGAAGTCGGCGGGGCACTTAGCGTTTTCGACGCAGATTCAAGTGTGAAACTGGCTCCCACATTCGGGGCAAGTGCCAATACGTCGGGTGGGGTTCTGACGGCGGAAAGCTTCAAGCGATTGTGTGATGATTTCGCGAAGTGTCTTCAACAGGCAAAAGACTCGGGGCCGGTCGACGCGGCCTATTTCTCGCTGCACGGAGCGATGCAGGCTGCTTCGGAAGATGATCCGGAAGGGGCCTTGCTGGAGATTGCCCGCGGAATCCTTGGGGAATCGATCCCATTCGTCGTATCGCTCGATCTCCACGGCGTCCTGACGGACAAAATGTTACGACTGAGTGACGCCGTCGTGGCCTTTCATACTTATCCGCATGTGGACTTCTTTGAGACGGGTGTCCGTGCGGCCAGACTGCTGATGAAGATTCTGGCCGAGGGAGCACGGCCTGTGACCGCTCGCGTGAAAATTCCCGTGCTGGCACGCGGAGATGAAATGATCACAGAGACAGGACTCATCCGTGAGTGCATTCAGGTGGCAAAGGAAATTGAATCCACGAAGGGAGGCCTTGGGGCCAGCGTCATGTGGGGTAATCCGTTCACAGATGTTCCTGAACTGCGAAGTAACTGCATCGTGGTCATGGATGGTGATGAAGAGGGGGCCAAACAGAAGGCGACCGACATCGCCCGGATCTTCTGGAAGCATCACGAGAAGATGCAGGTTCCGCTGACCAGTCTCTCCGACAGCATTCGAATTGCTGGCGAAATCCCTGAGGGGACCGTGATCCTAATGGATGCCGCAGATGCCACCAGCTCCGGCGCGTCAGGAGACAGCAACGCCATCATTCGTGAAGTTGTGAAGCAATGTTACCGTGGGCGGGTACTGGCTCCGATTGTCGACCCCGCAGCAGTCCAGCAGGCCTTCAAGGCCGGCGTTGGTGCAACGATTCAGACGAAGGTTGGGGGGGCGGTTGACTCGGCGCGCTTCCAGCCGCTGGAGATTGTCGCGCGAGTTCGACTCTTGTCGGATGGGAAGTTCTTCAGCGAGTCCTTCGGCTGGCCCTGGGATTCCGGAGACACTGCCGTACTGGAAGCCGACAACCTGACGCTCGTTGTCGGAACCCGGCCCGTCAGTCTGTTTGATCGATCTTATTTCTATGCCAACGGTCAGGATCCTCGGCGGTTCAATCTGGTGGTCGTGAAGTCTCCGCACTGCGAACATCACATGTTTGCGGACTGGTGCGCGAAGTTGATTAACGTTGATGCTCCGGGATCGACCAGCGCGAATGTGAAGTCATTGGGTCACAAAAAGTGCAGCCATCCAATGTTCCCGCTGGATGTTGTGCGTGAGTTTGAGCCCGTTGCCGATGTGTTCCGTCGTTCGTGA
- a CDS encoding M15 family metallopeptidase, producing the protein MSQTDEAARRTYWAEQMERGYDIVQLLLRHPVEECGEGFASLPEAAKSAGIEMQFSTSKIAGDLERVFFMRESLVSVVMAVGKAMNDRGWILKIEDAFRSLEMQGQLVRKPELFDAILNKCIWENGGEIPSAELVFRRAIVLIANIPKIGTHMSGSAIDVSVFSREDGSEVWRGNHYLEMSERTPMRSPFVEPEALKNRLEITAMLESEGLVHFPYEFWHFNKDDALGHVLRNNPSPARFGPVHWDPKTNRVTAVDNPLTPLNPLPVIQKEIDAALERARTRQGT; encoded by the coding sequence ATGAGTCAGACAGACGAAGCAGCCCGACGTACGTATTGGGCTGAACAGATGGAGCGGGGCTATGACATTGTCCAGCTTCTCTTAAGACACCCCGTTGAAGAGTGTGGAGAGGGCTTCGCCTCATTGCCTGAAGCGGCCAAGTCAGCGGGCATCGAGATGCAGTTCTCGACCTCAAAAATTGCAGGTGACCTCGAACGCGTGTTCTTCATGCGGGAGAGCCTGGTTAGCGTCGTCATGGCCGTTGGTAAAGCGATGAATGATCGGGGCTGGATCCTGAAAATCGAGGATGCCTTCCGTTCGTTAGAGATGCAGGGCCAACTCGTACGTAAGCCAGAACTTTTCGACGCGATCCTGAATAAATGCATCTGGGAGAACGGTGGCGAGATTCCGTCTGCTGAACTGGTCTTCCGTCGTGCGATTGTTTTAATCGCGAACATTCCGAAGATCGGGACTCACATGTCAGGTTCGGCCATCGACGTGTCTGTGTTCTCACGCGAGGATGGCAGCGAAGTCTGGCGGGGCAATCATTATCTTGAGATGAGCGAACGGACGCCGATGCGGTCTCCCTTCGTTGAGCCCGAAGCACTTAAGAATCGCCTCGAAATCACAGCCATGCTGGAATCCGAGGGACTGGTTCATTTCCCCTACGAATTCTGGCACTTCAACAAGGATGACGCTCTGGGACACGTGCTGAGGAATAATCCATCCCCAGCCCGATTCGGTCCCGTTCATTGGGACCCCAAAACGAACCGTGTCACGGCAGTCGACAACCCGTTAACTCCCCTCAATCCACTCCCTGTGATCCAAAAGGAAATTGACGCAGCGCTCGAGCGTGCTCGAACTCGCCAGGGGACGTAA
- a CDS encoding BMC domain-containing protein, whose product MSVSLSLALLEINNLAPSFIVADACSKAANVRILGIESTDGAAQCIKLVGPIADVQAAADRGVELAKRMGSSAFFSVLPAPLELTYNLADAKPAFSPLLGGYDIRKPRENSMSTTNALGLLETQGLVAALHATDDMLKASNVTLAGKEKIGAAYVTIMIRGDVAAVQTAIEVGRQTVERLGGKLILADVIARPHADLASLLP is encoded by the coding sequence ATGAGTGTTTCGTTAAGCCTCGCCCTGCTCGAAATTAACAATCTTGCGCCATCATTCATTGTGGCGGATGCGTGCTCGAAGGCGGCCAACGTCCGCATCCTTGGCATTGAAAGCACCGACGGTGCGGCTCAGTGCATCAAGTTGGTGGGACCGATCGCCGACGTTCAAGCCGCTGCAGACCGAGGTGTGGAACTGGCAAAGCGGATGGGAAGTTCTGCCTTCTTTTCTGTCCTGCCTGCCCCCTTGGAGCTGACTTACAATTTGGCCGACGCGAAGCCCGCGTTTAGCCCTTTGCTCGGTGGATACGATATTCGCAAACCCAGAGAGAATTCCATGTCGACTACGAATGCACTTGGACTGTTGGAAACACAAGGTCTCGTCGCTGCTCTGCACGCCACCGATGACATGTTGAAGGCCTCGAACGTGACGCTGGCTGGTAAGGAAAAGATCGGTGCCGCTTACGTGACGATCATGATCCGGGGTGATGTTGCAGCCGTCCAGACCGCGATTGAAGTCGGGCGTCAGACGGTTGAGCGATTGGGTGGCAAGCTGATCCTGGCTGATGTGATCGCGCGGCCGCATGCTGACCTGGCCTCGCTCCTTCCGTAA
- a CDS encoding ABC transporter ATP-binding protein, with product MTDTALLEITGLKTYFHSDSGTVKAVDDLSIQIRPGHTLGLVGESGSGKSVTSLSIMRLLPDVGAKIEGGKIVFLGKDLVKLPRAQMRHMRGNELSMIFQEPGTSLNPVYRVGAQVAEAILLHEQVTRREAMERTRRLFSEVGIPNPEQSIEKFPHEMSGGQKQRVMIAMALACNPKLLIADEPTTALDVTIQAQILDLIRKLRDERGMAILFITHDLGVISEIADEVAVMYRGKLVEYDKVENIFANPRHPYTKGLLACRPRLDTTRRRLPVVSDYMDTVRNPDGQLVITEKPLSPARLVEIEGRGRGRLIHPQSELAKLRPSDSADSAVKSSGSQSDAVTHVPESESPLLAVENLQVYYPIKKGLLRRTVAYNKAVDGVSFKVYKGQTLGLVGESGCGKTTTGRAIMRLLTISGGTVAFNGIDWTSLRGEELRRQRRRMQIIFQDPYSSLNPRLTVEAMITEAMSVHRIGSGLQDRRDRAAHLLEEVGLLPEHLHRYPHEFSGGQRQRLCIARSLAVEPDFLICDESVSALDVSVQAQVLNLLKDLQERRGLTYVFISHDLSVVKFMSDMMAVMNAGKIVEYGPSDDIYANPQNEYTRKLIAAIPGVKGVRRGGRTTESA from the coding sequence ATGACGGATACGGCTCTGCTCGAGATCACTGGGCTCAAGACCTACTTTCATTCAGATAGCGGTACCGTCAAAGCCGTCGATGACCTGTCGATACAAATTCGCCCCGGGCACACACTGGGCCTGGTCGGTGAGTCGGGTTCCGGCAAATCGGTAACTTCACTCTCAATCATGCGACTGCTACCCGATGTCGGTGCGAAGATCGAAGGGGGAAAGATTGTTTTCCTCGGCAAGGATCTCGTCAAATTGCCACGCGCACAGATGCGGCACATGCGTGGTAATGAACTGAGCATGATCTTTCAGGAACCCGGGACCTCGTTAAACCCCGTCTATCGCGTCGGTGCTCAAGTCGCCGAAGCGATCCTCCTCCATGAACAAGTAACCCGTCGCGAGGCCATGGAGAGAACCCGTCGCCTGTTTTCAGAGGTTGGGATTCCCAACCCCGAACAATCGATCGAAAAATTCCCGCACGAGATGTCTGGGGGCCAGAAGCAGCGTGTCATGATCGCCATGGCACTGGCCTGCAATCCGAAGCTGCTGATTGCAGACGAGCCCACCACGGCACTTGACGTCACGATCCAGGCTCAAATTCTCGATCTGATTCGCAAGTTACGGGACGAACGGGGAATGGCAATCCTGTTCATCACTCACGACTTGGGAGTCATCTCAGAAATCGCCGATGAAGTGGCCGTGATGTACCGCGGTAAACTTGTCGAATACGACAAAGTGGAGAACATTTTCGCCAACCCGCGTCACCCCTACACAAAGGGACTGCTCGCCTGCCGACCAAGACTGGACACGACGAGACGACGACTTCCCGTCGTGTCCGATTACATGGACACAGTGAGAAACCCTGACGGACAACTTGTCATCACGGAAAAACCACTGAGTCCCGCGCGATTGGTTGAAATTGAAGGGCGTGGGCGAGGGCGCCTCATTCACCCACAGAGTGAATTGGCCAAGCTGCGACCATCGGACTCAGCAGACTCAGCTGTTAAAAGTTCAGGCAGCCAATCCGACGCGGTGACCCACGTTCCGGAAAGTGAATCGCCGCTCTTGGCGGTCGAAAATCTGCAAGTCTACTATCCGATCAAAAAGGGCCTGCTCCGCCGGACTGTCGCTTATAACAAAGCCGTCGATGGTGTCAGTTTCAAGGTCTACAAGGGCCAGACCCTTGGCCTGGTGGGGGAATCCGGGTGTGGCAAGACGACCACCGGCCGTGCCATCATGCGACTGCTGACCATCAGCGGAGGGACAGTCGCGTTCAACGGAATAGACTGGACGAGCCTGAGAGGTGAAGAACTTCGTCGGCAGCGACGACGAATGCAGATTATCTTCCAGGACCCGTATAGCTCACTCAATCCTCGCTTGACCGTCGAAGCGATGATCACTGAAGCGATGAGCGTTCATCGGATCGGAAGCGGCCTTCAAGACCGTCGAGATCGGGCAGCACATTTGCTCGAAGAGGTCGGCCTTCTGCCCGAGCACTTGCACCGCTATCCCCATGAATTTTCCGGTGGTCAGCGGCAGCGACTCTGTATCGCCCGATCGCTCGCCGTGGAACCGGACTTCCTGATCTGCGACGAATCCGTGTCCGCGCTCGATGTATCGGTTCAGGCCCAGGTACTCAACCTGCTCAAGGATCTGCAGGAACGACGTGGTCTGACCTACGTCTTCATCAGCCATGACCTGAGCGTAGTGAAATTCATGTCCGACATGATGGCGGTTATGAACGCAGGAAAAATCGTTGAGTACGGCCCCTCGGACGATATCTATGCTAACCCGCAGAATGAGTACACTCGCAAACTCATTGCGGCGATTCCGGGCGTCAAAGGAGTGCGTCGCGGCGGACGAACGACCGAATCGGCCTGA
- a CDS encoding RluA family pseudouridine synthase, giving the protein MPDSIQFTVTEDLVGKTVLAVLRAAVPGESWSRLRQQLAKSHVSVNGVLCLEEARRLKLHDVVALSSRPVATPRPSDVEILFLDPHVVVVAKPSGMMTHRREEEERWSADKKSLQPSLEEAVAALLGRRMQQGSPPGRSRHLRMPALRVVHRLDRDTSGLLVIARSAEAEDGLINQFRRHTAHRIYWAIVHGHPIEETIESNLVRDRGDGRRGSVNNPKIGKRAVTHVRPLEDLGTYSLVECQLETGRTNQIRIHLSERGHLVCGDVKYRQPFAAPMIEDRSGAPRLALHAAELGFVHPITGEELYFRRPFPDDLTGFYDRLRADSQRGRRFE; this is encoded by the coding sequence ATGCCAGACTCCATCCAGTTTACAGTCACCGAAGATCTCGTTGGCAAAACGGTGCTTGCCGTTTTGCGGGCTGCTGTTCCGGGGGAGTCGTGGTCGAGGCTGCGGCAGCAACTGGCAAAATCACACGTGTCCGTCAACGGGGTTCTTTGTCTTGAAGAGGCTCGTCGACTCAAATTACACGATGTCGTCGCGCTGAGTTCTCGTCCCGTGGCGACTCCCAGACCGAGTGACGTAGAGATCCTCTTCCTGGACCCGCACGTTGTCGTCGTTGCCAAACCTTCGGGAATGATGACGCACCGTCGTGAAGAAGAAGAACGCTGGTCCGCAGACAAGAAATCGCTACAGCCCTCTCTCGAAGAAGCAGTCGCGGCCTTGCTTGGTCGACGAATGCAACAAGGCAGCCCCCCTGGTCGGTCACGACATCTCCGCATGCCGGCCCTTCGCGTCGTCCACCGGCTGGACCGGGATACCAGTGGCCTGCTGGTGATTGCTCGTTCTGCGGAAGCAGAGGACGGGCTGATTAATCAGTTTCGACGCCACACCGCCCACCGCATTTACTGGGCTATCGTACACGGTCACCCGATCGAGGAAACGATTGAATCGAATCTGGTTCGGGATCGGGGTGACGGGCGCCGGGGAAGCGTAAACAACCCCAAAATCGGCAAACGCGCAGTCACTCATGTTCGCCCTCTCGAAGACTTGGGGACCTATTCACTGGTGGAATGTCAGCTTGAAACCGGGCGAACAAACCAGATCCGAATTCACCTTTCAGAGCGAGGGCATCTGGTCTGTGGTGACGTCAAGTACCGGCAGCCCTTTGCTGCCCCAATGATTGAGGACCGTAGCGGTGCGCCTCGACTTGCCCTGCACGCAGCGGAACTCGGCTTTGTGCATCCCATCACGGGAGAAGAACTTTACTTCCGTCGACCGTTTCCTGATGACCTGACGGGGTTTTATGATCGCCTGAGGGCTGATTCTCAAAGGGGACGGCGGTTTGAGTGA
- a CDS encoding DUF6580 family putative transport protein yields MKFLLGLVAFTIVLRVVPYVLTSYDIKTDSNAFFYPWNFSPLMAVCLYSGAYMNDRRSRFGLPLLALLGSDLAIWAATGQFSWAFPSDRWCAYLCNVIAVVMGAGLNRQTGLSRVASAVRQGVFAEVLFYVVTNFAYFYTQTTPPHTAAGLMACYVAALPYVKYSLLSTLFYSAVLFSPLADRTMLGSEPSRDTLEPLQPVQSI; encoded by the coding sequence ATGAAATTTCTATTGGGACTTGTCGCGTTTACGATCGTTCTGCGAGTGGTGCCGTACGTCCTGACTTCGTACGACATCAAGACGGATTCCAATGCTTTTTTCTATCCGTGGAATTTTTCGCCCTTGATGGCCGTATGCCTCTATTCGGGGGCGTATATGAATGACCGCCGCTCCCGCTTCGGCCTGCCCCTGCTCGCACTCCTCGGAAGTGATCTGGCCATCTGGGCTGCCACAGGTCAATTTTCATGGGCGTTCCCCAGCGATCGCTGGTGTGCTTACCTGTGCAATGTCATTGCTGTCGTAATGGGCGCGGGCCTCAATCGCCAGACCGGCCTTTCTCGCGTTGCCTCGGCTGTCCGCCAGGGTGTCTTCGCCGAGGTCCTGTTCTATGTCGTAACGAACTTTGCTTACTTCTACACACAGACCACACCTCCGCACACGGCAGCCGGATTAATGGCCTGTTACGTAGCCGCTCTCCCTTATGTGAAATACTCGCTGTTGAGTACCCTCTTCTATTCAGCCGTTCTGTTCAGCCCACTGGCAGACCGAACGATGCTGGGTAGCGAGCCATCGAGGGACACTCTCGAACCGCTTCAGCCGGTGCAGTCGATCTAG